The Belonocnema kinseyi isolate 2016_QV_RU_SX_M_011 chromosome 10, B_treatae_v1, whole genome shotgun sequence genome has a window encoding:
- the LOC117181419 gene encoding U-scoloptoxin(11)-Sm7a-like, producing MFILILFLIGAINGKYVVINSKDDSVVFGYREGIEGESGLHECDSNEACNIVHNRFWMPVLTERLCRCPGGHECPWNWIEKSGNSSMKVNNRSMIQFCKPLENMKTCTDKEQAITVFGKGNSSNAFLHPYTVKANCKCPKFHFWKLQKYVYEGDKVRQVYKCSKQWMCDSQDFCGHVRVDLFSVYYRCTCPENHWCVFKNKKTENVQELGYSGAAYKAYCIPKNRA from the exons atgtttattttaatattatttctcatTGGTGCAATTAACGGAAAATATGTCGTAATAAATAGTAAGGATGACTCGGTCGTTTTCGGATACAGAGAAGGA ATTGAAGGGGAAAGTGGACTGCATGAATGCGATTCTAATGAAGCATGTAATATCGTTCACAATCGTTTTTGGATGCCCGTATTAACCGAGAGATTATGCCGTTGTCCGGGTGGACATGAATGCCCCTGGAATTGGATCGAAAAATCTGGGAATTCGTCAATGAAAGTCAATAACAGATCAATGATTCAG tTTTGCAAGCCGTTGGAAAACATGAAAACTTGTACGGATAAAGAGCAAGCTATTACTGTATTTGGAAAAGGTAATTCAAGTAATGCGTTTCTGCATCCTTATACTGTAAAAGCCAATTGCAAatgtccaaaatttcatttttggaaattgcAAAAATACGTATATGAAGGTGATAAAGTTCGTCAAGTCTACAAATGTTCAAAG caatGGATGTGTGACAGTCAAGATTTTTGTGGTCACGTAAGAGTCGACCTATTTTCTGTCTACTACCGATGTACTTGTCCCGAAAATCACTGgtgtgtttttaaaaacaaaaaaacggaaAACGTGCAAGAACTCGGTTATTCAGGAGCAGCATATAAAGCATACTGCATACCAAAAAATCGTGCTTAA